gaacaaagctgaaggtatCAGACCCTCTGATTTCGAAATATATTATAATGCTATTGTAAaaaaaacagcgtggtactggcataaaaatagacacatcaaCCAATGAAACAGGatagaaattccagaaataaacccaagtattcatggtcaattgattttcaataaagGTGTGAataatacacaatggggaaaaatagtcttttcaataagttGTTTGGGAATACTGGATATCCACAGGCAGaagataaaattagaaacttatctctcaccacatacaaaaattaactcaaaatagattgaagacttaaatataagacctgacttctgtaaaactactggaagaaaacaggagaaagcttcatgacattagtCTGGACAACAATTTATTGGATAGGACCCAAaaaacacagacaacaaaagcaaaaatatacaaatgagatTGCATCATACCAAAAAGCTGCTGCataacaaaggaaacaacagagtgaaaagacaacccatgaAATGGAAGCAAATATATGCAAACCTCTCTCTATTGCAGAGTAGGATAACTAGAgtaaacaataatgtattgtatattttaaaataactaaaagatagatttttgaatgttttcatcacaaatgtgtttaaggtgatggatatgccaattatcctgatttgatcattacacaatttGTACAAGTAttgaaacatcatgttgtatcccataaatgtgtacaattattatgtgttaatCAtatgttgaaaaaagaaaatgtttacaaaccaTGCATATGATAAGGGCTTCTTAGCcaaaatgtataaggaactcaaacatctcatTGGCAAGAAAACATATaactataaaaatgggcaaagggcctgaacaggcatttctcaaaggaggacatacaaatggccaaaagatatatttaaaaatgctcaacatctctgatcatcagggaaatgcaaattaaaaccacaataagatgtcacctcacatctgttagaatggctattataaaaagatGAAACATAAAAAGTGTTGACAaatatgtggagaaaaagaaccctcgcatactgttggtgggaatgtaaattagtataaccattttggaaaataaaatggaggtttctcaaaatactaaaaatagaattgccatatgatccagcaatcccacttctgagtttATATCCAAAGTAATTGAAATCAATATGTTGAAGAGATGTCAGCAAccccatgtttatttcagcattattcacaatagctaatatATGAAAGCAAACTAAGCATTTGTTAATGAaggaatagataaagaaaatatagtgttacatatacagtggaatactatacagccttaaaaaagagGTTTTGTCATTtggacaacatagatgaaactggaggatattatcctaagtgaaataagacagccacaaaaaaccaaatactgtatgatcccacttacatgtggaatgtAAAAACGTCAATCTCAGAGTAGAAAGTTGGTAACCAGAGGCTACAGAGGGgcagagaaatggaaaagggAAGATGATTaccaaagggtacaaagttgcaGTTAAACTGGAGGAATAAGTTTTTGTGATCTATTGCATTACATTGTAACCACAGTTGATAAcaatgtattgtgtatttcaacaTTGCTATAAGAATAGATTTTTTGCTATTCTTATTAaactaccagtgacattcttcatagaactagaaaaaactgttcaaaaattcatgtggaaccaaaaaagagcccaaatagtcaaggcaatcctaagcaaaaagagcaaagctggaggaatcacattacctgacttcaaactatgctacaaggttacagtaaccaaaacagcatgatactggtacaaaaacaagcacatagaccaatggaacagaataggcagcccagaaataaggccatacATCTACAgcccacctgatctttgacaaagctgaccaAAACAAGTGATGGGGAaaagacttcctattcaataaatggtgctgggattactgactagccatatgcagaagattgaagctggaccctgttcttacaccacatacaaaagtcaactcaagatgaattaaagacttaagtgtaaaacacaaaactataaaaactctggaagacagcCTAGGCAATACTGTCCTGGACCTAGgaatggcaaagatttcatgacgaagacaccaaaagcaattgcaacaaaagcaaaaatttacaaatggaatctaactaagcttttgcacagcaaaagaaactactaacagagtaaacagacaacctacaaaatgggagacaatatttgcaaattatgtatctgacaaaggtctaatatccagcttCTGTAAAAAACTTAGACaagtttacaagagaaaaacaacctcattaaaaagtgggcaaaggacatttacagacacttctcaaaagaagacatatatgctgCCAActagcatatgaaaaaagctcaatatcactgatcattaaggaaattcaaatcaaaacgataatgagataccatctcacacctgtccgaatggttactattaaaaagtcaaaaaagaacagaTACTAGCGAGGTGGcacagaagagaaaatacttgtacactcttggtgggagtgtaaattagttcaaccattgtggaaagcagtatggtgaatactcagctaaaagcagaactaccattcagctgagcagtcccattactgggtatatacccagaggaatataaagcattctaccataaagacacatgcacataaatgttcattgcagcactgttcacaacagcaaagacatagaatcaacctaaatgcccatcagtgacattggataaagaaaatgtggtacatatacaccatggaatactatgcagccataaaaaataatgaggtcatgtcttttgtgggaacatgaattaagctggaggctatcatccttagcaaatGAACATGGGAAGAgataacaaataccacatgttctcagttacAAGTgaaagctaaataatgagaacttatgaacacaaagaaggaaacgaGATACCACAGTCTACTTGAgggggagtgggaggagagaggggagcagAAAACATAACTACTGGGTaccgggcttaatacctgggtgatgaaatgatcTATACAGCAAATCCCCATGacacgtgtttacctatgtaacaaatcttcacatgtacccccaaacctaagataaaagttaaaaaaatgcgGAACATAtgaaccatggaatactatttaaccataaaaaagaatgagatcatgtcttttgtgggaacatggatggagctggagactattatccttagcaaactaatgcagcaacagaaaaccgaataccacacgttctcccttataagtgggagctaaatgatgagaactcacaACACGaaaaagggaacaacagacactaggaTCTACTCGAGGGCAttgggtggaaggagggagaggagcagaaaagatagctattgggtactgagcttaataccttggtgttgaaataatctgtacaataaacccccatgacatgaatttacctatgtaacaaatatgTACCCCCCAAAcctgtaccccctgaacctaaaataaaagtttaaaaaaaaaaaaagaagaagagattcATTCatgtgcagtggcttatgcctgtaatcccagcactttgggaggctcaggcaggtggagcacttgaggccaggagttcaagaccagctgggtcaacgaggtgaaaccccatctctactaaaaatttttaaaaaattagccaggcgtggtggtgcatgcctgtaatcccagctacttgggaggctgagtcatgagaatcgctggaacccaggaggcagaagttgcagtgagccaagattgtgccactgcattccagcctgggtgacagagtgagactatatctaaaaaaaaatagatgttaaaatttatttttattttaagttatggggtacatgtgcaggatgtgcaggtttgttacacaggtaaatatgtgccatggtggtttgctgtacctctcaacccatcatctaggcaTTAAGCCGAGCATGCATTACTTAGtgttcctaatgctctccctcccctcaccccaccccccgacaggccccagtgtgtgttcttcccctccctgtattcatgtgttctcattgttcagttcccacttataagtgagaacatgtggtgttggtTTAAAGAATAGATTCTTAACATTCACAttacaaacacacaaataagttGGTAAGGTGATGGATATTTTAATCAGCTTGATTTAGTCTTTCTACAAGGTATACATTGATCAAAACATCAccttgtgccccataaatatatgtaattgttaaaaataaataaatatgtaaaaatgaataGGCAAACCACCAACTGGATAAGTATAATACACATAACTACCAAAAGAATCAttcagcatatgaaaaaatgtatacaaattaataatgaaaaagacaaatacttaataaaaataggcaaaacttaAGCAGACACTGCCAAAAAAAAGAGTAGCTAAAAAGCACTTAAAAGATGCTCAATTTAataagtcattagggaaatgcaaattaaaacacaatgagatactatttaaCACTCATTACAATGACTAAAATTCAACGACTGGCAATACCATGTTTGTTGGGAgcatgtggagcaactggaactctcatacattgctggtgggaatgtgaaatggtacaaacattttagaaaatagctTGGTACTTTCTTATAGAATTAAGTATACATCTTTCCATGATCCTGCAATTTCATTCCACGTTGTctatacaaagaaatgaaaacattgtaTCTACAAAAAGACTTGAATAAGAacattcacagcagctttatttataatagccaaaaaaatcATAACACATCACACATATATCTGTCAGtatgaaaatagttacaccatGGTACACTCACACAATTAAATAGTACTCAGCTTTatgaaaggaacaaactactgatacatgtgATGCAATAACATAGGTAAATCTTCAAAATATTATGTTGAGTGCAAGAgctagaaacaaaaaatacacatattatgATTCTAAAAAGATACAGTTAAAGGTCAGGCAAagctaatatttgttgattgaaatAGAAACAATGGTTGCCTCTGGGGGCAGGAAGAATGAGGGAGCACAGGGGAACTTTTagagatgatgaaaatattttgtcttgaATAAAGTTTGAGTCACATAGgtgtattcatttaacaaaacTCATTAAGCTGTATATTTATGATCTGTGCATATCGTTCTCTTAattataccttaattaaaaataataaaaaattattaaaagatgcAGCATTTacaattagtattttattttgtggaacacgtaacttttaaaaatacgtgaaatttaattaacaaaataaatgctcTGAGTTCTTTGGAATAAAAGGTAAATCTGACATACAGCCTGTCCTCCAAGAACATGGAGTCTATAAGACCATTGGAAACTTCCAGGACAAATTAGAGTGCCCCCAGAGAGGGAAGATTAGAgcaaaggcaaaggggaaggaaTGGGAAGGCGTGTAGCTGGGATTTTAAGGGATGGCATGTGAAAGGAAACCACAGGAAGACAGTGTACCTCAAACTTTAAATATGTATTGACATTGATTTATCTAATTATAAAACTTAATTTCTTGTTTGCAAAATTCAAAAGCAGTGAAAGCAATAAATTTAGTGACCCAAATCTGGTAAATGGAGACTTTTCAGAGgtttaacttaaaaattaaccagtttattcattcattaagccattcaacaaagatttattaagCTAGGGGGATATTCTAAGGTCTGCCTAAATGAAAGATGACTGCTCTTTTGGAgctagttttaaatttaattcttctAATTTTGTTGAGACAGAAATTGTacggaagagaaaaagaaattaattaaaaatataacattctTTGAGTCCCTATCAAGTGCAGTGACCAAAGAAATGTAGACCTTTTCTGCCCTGCTTTCAGCCTTCTGCGAAAGGTAGGATTCATTAAAAGTGGGAACAGTCATGGACCGCAGAGTTGGCAAAGCTCTCATAGGGCTGTGAGTAAGGCAGTTCCAGAGACACTGCACTTAGTGTTTGTTTCATAGGCACtgtctcacttaatcctcacaaggaCTCTCTTAACTGTTTTAAAATCAGGGCTGAGAAAGTTCAGCAAATCAGACAGACAGGGGCAAAGTTGCCTCTCAAAGCCACATATATCTGATGGAAGTAGAGGCTGTCCATCTCTACACCAGACTGCTTCTCGACATCTCCGGGGTGCCCTGACGGAAGCATCCTTCACTGTGATCCACCTCAGCAATGTCCTGCAGAGCCCTCTGGAGAGCCAGCTTGAGGATCGGCTGCTGCAGCCGCCACTGCTTCCTAAAAGAGCCCACGAAGAAGTAAATGATGGGGTTGGCACTGCTGTTAAGAGATGACAGGACAACTGAAACTGGATGAATATGACAAAATAAGACATCAGAATTCTTCCAGATCCATAATATTAGGAACCACTGAATGCCAAAGGGCAGGCCGCAGAGGAGGAACACCAGCACTGTGAGCAGGATGGTCAGGTACAGCCTGGTCAGTGGCAGACCCCTGGAGCCACAGAGGATCCTGACCAGCAGGGCCAGACTGGACCCACAGAGAACCatgaataaaaaaatcagccatgcTGCAGTGATTAAATCAAATGTCTGACACCAACCAGAGTCACCATCACCAAATAAGCCACAGAACTTCCCTTCCAAGATGCTCAGCAGTAGGGACAGGGCCCAGAGCAGGACACACGCGACCGCTGACAGGTGTCTGGGGCGGCGGCAGCGATACCAGATGGGCCACAGGACGGACAGGCAGCGCTCGGTGCTGATGGTGCTCAGCATGCTCAGGCCTGCAAGGTAGGCACAGGTCATCACAGTGATGAAGAAGCTAGGGAAATTGATGGAGATGGAACAGAAGACGTTACTGAGGTACACCAGGCAATTTATAATCTGGAAGCAGAGGAAGAGGAAGTCGGCCCCGGCCAGGCTGAGGACGTAGACAGAGAAGGCGTTCCTGCGCATGCGGAAACCCAGGAGCCAGAGCACAAACCCGTTTCCTACCAGCCCGACCAGGGCAATGAAAAGGATCAGGAAGACCGAGATCAGGGTCTCCTTGCCACAAAACAGAGGAAGGGCTTGGTCATTTCCATTCATTGTTGTACTTTCTGTTCCCCAGGCCGGGGTGGTTGGATCCATGCTCAGAAAACCTCCACTGGTGCCCctggaaacaaaaacaagactTGAGTACCTGCTGCATGTTCACTGATTCTCATGACCAGCCTGTTATGTGGTAATTACCGCCCCTGTTTTACAGGAGAGGAAATCAGAGGCTTGAAGAGATTAAGTCATTTATTAAGGGCCAGGGAGTCCTAGCACCTGGATTCAAACTCATTTCTTGCTGACTCTAAATCCTGGGCTCTTTCTATTACAAGGTAGATCCTCTGCTGGTATGGGAATATTCTAAGGCCCAAACACCCCCACTCACTGTCACTGTGTCATGTCTCCTGGAGGCAGGAAGAGAAAAGTCTAGGCAGAATATGTGGGGCAGCAAGAGACAGGACTCTGAGTTCAGCATTCTTTTTATCCTGGCATACAGATTTCCCCTCAGGGGCCAGAAGAAATGACCCAGGCCATGACCCATGGCCACCCTTAATGACTGAGAGGGGTCCATCAACAGTCAGAATAGAGATCATGATTTAGGGTCATAACGGAGAGGTGACTTCTTGCTAGGGCAGGTCTGAGGACAGCCAGGCCTGTCAGGCTAGAAATTGCTCAGTGGGTCAGCTTTATGAAAACAGGAAGAATTTTTCTCTTATCCATTTCTGTGTCCTCAGTGCTTAGCTCAATGTGAGGGCATAGTGGAGGGTCAAGAAGTTTGTACcacatataaatgaatgaatgaatgcatgcatgcatgcatgggGAGCCAAGAGTACTTGAAAATTTGGGCTAAGTGGAacaccaacattttaaaatgaaattagtcactaaaaaacacacatgtaaagaaatgaagaaaacatcatTCCTCATGTTTCCTTCTGGGAAAGCTCTGGTGTATTTGAAGGGATTGCTTCTGCCTACACAGATAGTGAATAATGGCCACTGTCATATCTTCAATCCAGGAAGGGCTAGTGTATGGCTTTTGCTCAGCACCCAAAAGAGTTTAAACTTCCAGTTTATGGAGAGGATTCAGGGTTTGTCTGAATTTCTCTGCATCTTGGAGGAAAAGGGGGCAATttgggaaaaggagagagaggcagCAATTGAGAGTGTCTAGTGTCTAGAGGTAACTAGAGGGTGTTGTGGTATGAATACATCTACGGTGGACCCATTACTTCCCCCAGATGATTTTGAGCTTTCTTTGCAAATTAAAGCATTTGTGAACAGGATTATTTGGGGAAAGGAGtgggaaattagaaaaaagaaccATGTCTACACTGTGCAGGGCTTTGGGGGGAAAAGGCAGATGCTTATGTAAATTACACTTGGGAAGGAGGCCTTACTCACAATGGGGTGAACAATAGCAGCTGGCTGAGTGCTCCTCAGGTATAGCCTCTTTAAATCCTCTTCAGAGCCTGGTGAGGTCAGTACTATTATTagtcctattttacagataaggagattAAAGCACAAATATATTGAGTAATATGCCTCAGGTCTCACAAACAAGTGGTAGAGCCTGCATTTGAACCCACAGGTCTGTGTCAGAGGGCTTGTTCTTAACCAGCCTTGCAGCCCCATTGCAAGGGTTCAATACCAACTACacatgaagaaaggagaaaagcaacAAGTAATGCTCATATCAAATCCAAAATGGAATGTCAAAATTGCAGTTTTTTAAGCCTAGATTAAGCAACTTTAAGAAAtagtaaggaaaagaaattaatcaAATAAGGAGAAGAGATGTGAATAGAAGCCAACTGAGAATAAGCAACTGAATGCAAGAGCTGTTTCTTGCTTCAGAAAAACAGCTGTCAATCACTCCACACTGCAGAAAACTCTCATGGGTTGGAGGCCTCCAAGGGGAGAGTGAATGTGTCCTCCATGGGGGTGCAGAATTGGCATCAAGGACTGAATGCATCCATCACATGCTGTCTTAGTTCCTGTAGCCCTGGTTGGCCTTGTGAGGATATGGAAGAAAACCACTTCTGTTGTCCTCCCTCAGGGCAGGTTGGCCTTTTTATTCGTGGCACTGAACACAGTTTgcacctgtatttttttttttttttgagatggagtctcgctctgttgcccaggctggagttcagtggctcgatctcagctcactgcaagctccgcctcctgggttcacgccattctcctgcctcagcctcccgagtagctgggactacaggtgcccgccaccacgactggctaattttttgtattttttttttagtagagacggggtttcactgtgttagccaggatggtctcgatcttctgaccttgtgatctgcccgccttggcctcccaaagtgctgggattacaggcgtgagccaccgcgcccggctctgcacctgtatttttaagtgtatgtctgttttttcttttacttccctCATTAAACTCAAcatttttgttgtggttgttcaCTATTATATCCCCAGCCTCCAACACATATCCCTTGGAGGCCATCTATTGTAATACGCTCATTTAACAAAGAAAGACAGGCTTAACGTGTACAAAAGAGTTTCCTGAATCACATGGTGAAAAGCAGGTCCAATACCAGCTCCTGGGGCCCTGTCCTAGGTTTATTTCTGTTCCATGTCTACGTCATTCACTATTTGTGAGGCAGTGTTGAGAAAAATCTCCAGGTGAGCACAGATGCTAAAAGAGAATCGGGCTATAGAGACTGCTTGTTGCCCCAAAAGCCATTCTCCTTTTCTCACACATAATAATTCTGAGTCTTAGATCAGAAAAAGGCCCATTTCTCAGCTTCCCTTTATGCTAATGGCACCATGTAACCATATGTGATGGTCAAGGGGAGGTGAGAGAAAGTGATATAACCAGCTCCTCctgtactctttctttttttctcttctctctggctGGAATGCTGATGTGTTTGGGAGCCATGTAGGACCATGAGGGTAAGGGTACCGCTTTAGGGATGGGGAAATAGAAATTGGAAGGAGCCTTGATGTTTGATGTCTTAGAGTTATCAGCCCAAGTCtaataaacattctttttgatTATCGCTATAATAGGTTTCTTTTTAGAGAAGCCAAAATCATAAACTTACATTACACATACCTGTGTACTTATAGCTGGGAGTACCTATGTACTCCCAATCCCTTTTTTTCCCAACCACATTCCATTCTCAAGGCATTTATGATGATAGTGAGAGACTAGTCCAAAGAAGTGACACTAGATGGGAAGGtcaaacaattaaagaaaaaggGAGGTGATAGAATGAGAAACTGATTCAATCACATTAATAGAGAAAGTCTCAGGAAAGACAAACTGAGAAGAGGCTATGGGAAGAAATGGACTTTTCCTATTTGCTATTAGGATCTCATGTCCATCCTTCTCTACCTGCCTTTGCATCCTGGGAGGAGACATGTCTGTGCCTCGTCAATGGGCTGTCTTTCACTCAGGCTCCAAAGGGTACACGTTGAAAGGAGATTGgagggtgactttttttttcagccaaAGGGACACGTTGACAGGAGATTGggggatgattttttaaaagtttcctgGCTCTCTCCCTGTGCCCTGAAGGGCTGTGAGTTGGCAGTGGCAGTGTTTTTCTACCTAAGGACGTAGCCCTGTCTGGTGGCCCTTTCCTGTAGCCACAGCTATAGTTACAGTTACAGTTACCGCTACAGCACATTCTGAGTTCTCAGAACTTCTCTTTCTCCTTATCATTTCAGACCTAGCAA
This genomic window from Pan troglodytes isolate AG18354 chromosome 9, NHGRI_mPanTro3-v2.0_pri, whole genome shotgun sequence contains:
- the MRGPRX2 gene encoding mas-related G-protein coupled receptor member X2, whose protein sequence is MDPTTPAWGTESTTMNGNDQALPLFCGKETLISVFLILFIALVGLVGNGFVLWLLGFRMRRNAFSVYVLSLAGADFLFLCFQIINCLVYLSNVFCSISINFPSFFITVMTCAYLAGLSMLSTISTERCLSVLWPIWYRCRRPRHLSAVACVLLWALSLLLSILEGKFCGLFGDGDSGWCQTFDLITAAWLIFLFMVLCGSSLALLVRILCGSRGLPLTRLYLTILLTVLVFLLCGLPFGIQWFLILWIWKNSDVLFCHIHPVSVVLSSLNSSANPIIYFFVGSFRKQWRLQQPILKLALQRALQDIAEVDHSEGCFRQGTPEMSRSSLV